From the genome of Eublepharis macularius isolate TG4126 chromosome 12, MPM_Emac_v1.0, whole genome shotgun sequence, one region includes:
- the EIF1 gene encoding eukaryotic translation initiation factor 1, producing MSAIQNLHSFDPFADASKGDDLLPAGTEDYIHIRIQQRNGRKTLTTVQGIADDYDKKKLVKAFKKKFACNGTVIEHPEYGEVIQLQGDQRKNICQFLIEIGLAKDDQLKVHGF from the exons ATGTCCGCTATCCAGAACCTCCACTCCTTCG ACCCCTTTGCTGATGCAAGTAAGGGTGATGACTTACTTCCTGCTGGGACTGAGGACTACATCCATATAAGGATCCAGCAGAGGAACGGCAGAAAAACTCTCACCACCGTCCAAGGCATTGCCGATGATTATGATAAAAAGAAACTGGTGAAGGCCTTCAAGAAG AAGTTTGCCTGTAATGGTACTGTGATTGAGCACCCAGAGTATGGAGAAGTGATTCAGCTTCAGGGGGACCAGCGTAAGAACATCTGTCAGTTCCTCATTGAG ATCGGACTGGCTAAAGATGACCAGCTGAAGGTCCATGGGTTTTAA